Proteins from a genomic interval of Rhizobium etli CFN 42:
- a CDS encoding DUF930 domain-containing protein: protein MPKRLLLFVSLAGLAAPAFAVDPAIKKQLEKLDPSTRLEQSCDTEAMSRINNDSTGFKPDKVIAYTFKDPIAGDNSLQAPGAVFRSKGDWYHLSYNCITGPQHINVRQLDYQIGEKVPREKWDKYYLYD from the coding sequence ATGCCGAAACGTCTGCTCCTGTTTGTATCTCTGGCCGGCTTGGCTGCCCCCGCTTTTGCCGTCGACCCGGCCATCAAGAAGCAACTGGAAAAACTCGATCCCTCCACCCGACTGGAACAGAGCTGCGACACGGAAGCGATGAGCCGGATCAACAATGACAGCACTGGCTTCAAGCCCGACAAGGTAATCGCCTACACTTTCAAGGACCCGATCGCCGGCGACAATTCGCTGCAGGCGCCGGGCGCGGTCTTCCGCAGCAAGGGCGACTGGTATCATCTCTCCTACAATTGCATCACCGGCCCGCAACATATCAATGTGCGCCAGCTCGACTACCAGATCGGCGAGAAGGTGCCGCGTGAGAAGTGGGACAAGTACTATCTCTACGATTGA
- a CDS encoding polysaccharide deacetylase family protein encodes MNRILLTSALLLASVSAALADEMPPPIASAPAAIGLAKAPPIKLVEPHLHIGRSNIPGHARIALTFDACMGQADERILSTLVRERIPATIFVTARWLKRNPQALAVFLQNPDLFELENHGENHIPAVDAPTLVYGIASAGSPQAVKQEVEGGAAAMVASGIPAPHWFRGSTAKYDLSAIGEIRTMGYRIAGYSVNGDGGSLLGAAITEKRIASAKDGDVVISHINQPTHAAGEGVAKALIDLKAKGTEFVRLQDVEDMGDDRTTE; translated from the coding sequence ATGAACCGCATCCTACTCACATCGGCCCTGCTTCTGGCCTCCGTCTCCGCTGCATTGGCGGACGAAATGCCGCCGCCAATCGCTTCGGCCCCGGCCGCAATTGGTCTGGCCAAGGCGCCGCCGATCAAGCTCGTCGAACCGCATCTGCATATCGGCCGTTCCAACATACCGGGCCATGCCCGCATCGCGTTAACCTTCGACGCTTGCATGGGTCAGGCGGATGAACGCATACTGTCGACCCTCGTGCGCGAGCGCATTCCTGCAACGATCTTCGTCACCGCCCGATGGCTGAAGCGTAACCCGCAAGCCCTTGCTGTCTTCCTGCAGAATCCGGATCTCTTCGAGCTCGAAAACCATGGTGAGAATCATATTCCGGCCGTCGATGCGCCGACGCTCGTCTATGGCATTGCCTCGGCCGGCTCGCCGCAGGCGGTGAAGCAGGAGGTCGAAGGCGGCGCCGCGGCCATGGTCGCATCCGGCATTCCCGCGCCTCACTGGTTCCGCGGCTCCACGGCCAAATACGATCTTTCCGCAATCGGCGAGATCCGCACCATGGGCTATCGCATCGCCGGCTACTCGGTAAACGGCGACGGTGGCTCGCTGCTCGGCGCAGCGATCACCGAAAAGCGCATTGCCTCCGCCAAGGACGGCGATGTCGTCATCTCCCACATCAACCAGCCCACCCATGCCGCGGGCGAGGGGGTGGCGAAGGCGTTGATCGATCTGAAAGCCAAGGGCACGGAATTCGTTCGTCTGCAGGACGTCGAGGATATGGGCGACGATCGGACGACGGAGTAG
- a CDS encoding NAD(P)/FAD-dependent oxidoreductase, protein MKSDLDLDESDHDQMVSGRSLWGKNAIRSQWRPMAQSFSTDVAVIGGGITGALVADHLTARGFSVAIIDREEPGFGSTAASTAMLQWEIDSTLSELETYYGFERAAGIYRRSAAAVAGLSKLIAANGIACGFRPRNTLYLAANQEGARDLQEERQLRRRAGLPGVYLEHPDLFTQFELDRDGAIYSPGSAEADPLLLTWALIAMAVRRGAQLVSASATALHSEGDRVTTETAGGYAVEARHAVLATGYSMPGLNMPKLHRVSSSWALATVPQDPARLWRDRTLIWENSHPYLYMRTTADNRIVAGGEDDGTTDPAGRNHKLPAKISAIREKMKRLWPAADTRVAHAWAGTFGETADGLPLIGPMPGMAHVFAAYGYGGNGITFSYLAAQMIGAMIAGIHRDWFEDFALDREGPGMRRFGEEAVRAADELR, encoded by the coding sequence GTGAAATCCGATCTTGATCTCGACGAATCCGATCATGACCAGATGGTCAGCGGCCGTTCGCTCTGGGGGAAGAATGCCATAAGGTCGCAATGGCGGCCGATGGCGCAGAGCTTTTCGACCGATGTCGCGGTGATCGGCGGCGGCATCACCGGCGCGCTGGTCGCAGATCATCTGACGGCGCGCGGCTTTTCCGTTGCCATCATCGACCGGGAGGAGCCGGGCTTCGGCAGCACCGCCGCCAGCACCGCGATGCTGCAATGGGAAATCGACAGCACGCTCAGCGAACTCGAAACCTATTACGGCTTCGAGCGCGCGGCCGGCATCTATCGCCGCAGCGCCGCTGCCGTCGCCGGCCTTTCCAAGCTGATCGCCGCAAACGGCATCGCCTGCGGCTTCCGGCCGCGCAACACGCTCTATCTCGCCGCCAATCAGGAAGGCGCGCGCGACCTGCAGGAGGAGCGCCAGCTGCGCCGCCGGGCCGGACTGCCCGGCGTCTATCTCGAACATCCCGATCTCTTCACCCAGTTCGAGCTCGATCGCGACGGCGCGATCTATTCGCCGGGTTCGGCGGAGGCCGATCCGCTGCTGCTCACCTGGGCACTGATCGCGATGGCCGTGCGGCGCGGAGCGCAGCTCGTCAGCGCTTCGGCGACCGCGCTGCACAGCGAAGGCGACCGCGTCACGACAGAGACGGCTGGGGGCTACGCCGTCGAAGCGCGGCATGCGGTGCTGGCGACCGGCTATTCGATGCCGGGGCTTAATATGCCGAAGCTGCACCGCGTCAGTTCGAGCTGGGCGCTCGCCACCGTGCCTCAGGACCCGGCGCGGCTCTGGCGCGACAGGACGCTGATCTGGGAGAACAGCCATCCCTATCTCTACATGCGCACAACCGCGGACAACCGCATCGTCGCCGGCGGCGAGGATGACGGCACGACGGATCCCGCGGGACGAAATCACAAGCTGCCGGCCAAGATCAGCGCGATCCGGGAGAAGATGAAGCGGTTATGGCCGGCAGCCGATACCCGCGTCGCCCATGCCTGGGCCGGAACCTTCGGAGAGACGGCCGACGGCCTGCCGCTGATCGGCCCGATGCCTGGTATGGCGCATGTGTTCGCCGCCTATGGCTACGGCGGCAACGGCATCACCTTTTCCTATCTCGCAGCCCAGATGATCGGTGCAATGATTGCCGGGATCCATCGCGACTGGTTCGAGGATTTCGCGCTCGACAGGGAGGGGCCGGGGATGCGGCGGTTCGGAGAGGAAGCAGTGCGGGCTGCGGACGAGTTGCGGTAG
- a CDS encoding AI-2E family transporter, with product MGIANGIRKHAKKIAVGERQTSAWAKSLQETAEELPPPPMHRLEKDGLDISMAWAIIGIFTILGLAAVYMMSLILIPVTLAVVVGMILGLAAENLGKMGVPRLANAFLLSSSVALVIVLLVSSLADPLTTLANEAPAFVERTISRIMPYLERIEWLHITPATFESGPMSIGALLENTGNVLHVVTTSLTPALVQGLIFFAALLLFLASRVNLRKTIIMTFRTRTQRLAAIRVINAVEQVLGFYFATASLIYIGLGVVMTVIAYASGLSAPVLWGFFAFLSSFIPYLGITLMTLSVAIAGIITYDGFIVGLMPAAAFFTVHLVMENLIFPAVMGRRLEINPFIVFLAILFWTWMWGAVGAMLALPLSLIVMTIIEELLIEEKPQPQLPK from the coding sequence ATGGGCATCGCCAACGGCATCCGCAAACACGCAAAGAAGATCGCCGTCGGCGAACGCCAAACCAGCGCCTGGGCTAAGTCGCTGCAGGAGACGGCGGAGGAACTGCCGCCCCCGCCGATGCATCGGCTTGAGAAGGACGGGCTCGACATCAGCATGGCCTGGGCGATCATCGGCATCTTCACAATCCTCGGCCTTGCCGCCGTCTACATGATGTCACTGATCCTCATTCCGGTCACCCTTGCCGTCGTCGTCGGCATGATCCTCGGCCTTGCAGCGGAAAATCTCGGCAAAATGGGTGTGCCAAGGCTTGCAAACGCCTTCCTTCTGTCAAGCAGCGTCGCTTTGGTGATCGTTCTGCTGGTCAGTTCGCTTGCCGATCCGTTGACCACCCTTGCCAACGAAGCGCCGGCCTTCGTCGAGCGGACGATCAGCCGCATCATGCCTTACCTCGAGCGCATCGAATGGCTGCATATCACGCCGGCGACATTCGAAAGCGGGCCGATGTCGATCGGCGCGCTGCTCGAAAACACCGGCAACGTCCTACATGTGGTAACCACAAGCCTGACGCCGGCGCTGGTACAGGGGCTGATCTTCTTCGCCGCTCTGCTGCTCTTCCTCGCCAGCCGGGTCAATCTGCGCAAGACGATCATCATGACCTTCCGCACCCGCACGCAGCGGCTGGCGGCGATCCGCGTCATCAATGCCGTCGAGCAGGTACTCGGCTTCTATTTCGCCACCGCCTCGCTGATCTATATCGGGCTCGGCGTCGTCATGACGGTCATCGCCTATGCGAGCGGATTGTCGGCACCGGTGCTGTGGGGCTTCTTCGCCTTCCTGTCGAGCTTCATTCCCTATCTCGGCATCACGCTGATGACGCTTTCCGTCGCCATCGCCGGCATCATCACCTATGACGGCTTCATCGTCGGCCTGATGCCGGCGGCCGCCTTCTTCACCGTGCATCTCGTCATGGAGAACCTGATCTTCCCGGCGGTGATGGGGCGGCGGCTGGAAATCAATCCCTTCATCGTCTTCCTCGCCATCCTGTTCTGGACCTGGATGTGGGGCGCCGTCGGCGCAATGCTGGCGCTGCCGCTGTCGCTGATCGTCATGACCATCATCGAGGAGCTGCTGATCGAGGAAAAACCGCAGCCGCAATTGCCGAAGTGA